One Gossypium hirsutum isolate 1008001.06 chromosome A11, Gossypium_hirsutum_v2.1, whole genome shotgun sequence genomic window carries:
- the LOC107924000 gene encoding autophagy-related protein 8i: protein MGKIPSFKDEFTFDQRLEESRDIIAKYPNRVPVIVERYSKADLPEMEKKKYLVPRDMSVGQFIHILSLRLRLSPGKALFVFVKNTLPQTATLMDSLYESFKEDDGFLYMCYSSEKTFGCATNQITPSVSFVHYCKVPWFLSFSG from the exons ATGGGAAAGATCCCCTCTTTTAAGGATGAATTCACTTTCG ACCAAAGGCTTGAAGAATCCCGCGATATCATTGCCAAATATCCCAATCGGGTCCCT GTGATTGTGGAAAGATACTCAAAAGCAGATCTTCcagaaatggaaaagaaaaa GTATCTGGTTCCACGGGACATGTCTGTTGGACAATTCATTCATATCTTAAGCTTGAGACTTCGTCTGAGCCCTGGAAAAGCACTGTTTGTGTTTGTGAAGAATACGTTGCCACAAACAG CTACGCTTATGGACTCTCTCTATGAATCTTTCAAAGAGGATGATGGATTTCTGTATATGTGTTACAGCAGTGAGAAAACCTTTGGTTGTGCTACTAATCAGATTACTCCAAGTGTAAGCTTTGTGCATTATTGTAAAGTTCCTTGGTTCCTTTCGTTCTCTGGATGA
- the LOC107923999 gene encoding S-adenosylmethionine synthase 2 yields METFLFTSESVNEGHPDKLCDQISDAVLDACLAQDPDSKVACETCTKTNMVMVFGEITTKANVDYEKIVRDTCRSIGFVSDDVGLDADNCKVLVNIEQQSPDIAQGVHGHFTKRPEEIGAGDQGHMFGYATNETPELMPLSHVLATKLGARLTEVRKNGTCPWLRPDGKTQVTVEYNNDNGAMVPVRVHTVLISTQHDETVTNDEIAADLKEHVIKPVIPEKHLDEKTIFHLNPSGRFVIGGPHGDAGLTGRKIIIDTYGGWGAHGGGAFSGKDPTKVDRSGAYIVRQAAKSIVANGLARRCLVQVSYAIGVSEPLSVFVDSYGTGKIPDKEILQIVKENFDFRPGMITNNLDLKRGGNNRFLKTAAYGHFGRDDPDFTWEVVKPLKWDESQS; encoded by the coding sequence ATGGAGACCTTTCTATTCACATCTGAGTCAGTAAACGAGGGTCACCCTGACAAGCTTTGTGACCAGATCTCTGATGCAGTGCTTGACGCCTGCCTCGCTCAGGACCCTGACAGCAAGGTTGCCTGTGAAACATGCACCAAGACTAACATGGTCATGGTGTTTGGAGAGATTACCACCAAGGCCAATGTAGACTACGAGAAGATTGTCCGTGACACATGCCGCTCCATTGGATTTGTTTCTGATGATGTGGGTCTTGATGCTGATAACTGCAAGGTCCTTGTTAATATTGAGCAGCAGAGTCCTGATATTGCCCAGGGTGTCCATGGCCACTTTACAAAGCGTCCCGAAGAGATTGGAGCCGGTGACCAGGGCCACATGTTTGGTTATGCTACTAATGAGACCCCTGAACTTATGCCCCTAAGCCATGTCCTCGCAACTAAGCTTGGGGCTCGTCTTACTGAGGTTAGGAAGAATGGGACTTGCCCTTGGCTAAGGCCTGATGGTAAAACCCAGGTTACTGTTGAGTACAACAACGATAATGGAGCTATGGTTCCGGTTCGTGTTCACACTGTCCTCATCTCCACCCAGCACGACGAGACTGTTACTAACGATGAAATTGCTGCTGACCTCAAAGAGCATGTTATCAAGCCTGTCATCCCTGAAAAGCACCTCGATGAGAAGACAATCTTCCACCTTAACCCATCTGGTCGGTTTGTCATTGGTGGCCCTCACGGTGATGCTGGTCTTACTGGACGTAAGATCATCATTGACACTTATGGTGGCTGGGGAGCCCACGGTGGTGGTGCATTTTCCGGAAAAGATCCTACCAAGGTTGACAGGAGTGGTGCTTACATTGTTAGGCAGGCTGCTAAGAGCATTGTAGCAAATGGCCTTGCCCGAAGGTGCCTCGTGCAAGTCTCCTATGCAATTGGTGTGTCCGAGCCCTTGTCTGTCTTCGTTGACAGCTACGGAACTGGAAAGATTCCAGACAAGGAAATTCTCCAAATTGTGAAGGAGAACTTCGACTTTAGGCCTGGCATGATCACAAACAACCTGGACCTCAAGAGGGGTGGCAATAACCGGTTCTTGAAGACAGCTGCCTATGGACATTTTGGAAGGGACGACCCTGACTTCACCTGGGAAGTTGTGAAGCCCCTCAAGTGGGACGAGTCTCAATCTTAA
- the LOC107922736 gene encoding LOW QUALITY PROTEIN: mannan endo-1,4-beta-mannosidase 4 (The sequence of the model RefSeq protein was modified relative to this genomic sequence to represent the inferred CDS: deleted 2 bases in 1 codon), translated as MKASHWLNSFIVLLVLILTMDFRHGIYYARADAGGTGFVQTTATKFVINGKPFYLNGFNAYWMMMFASDNSTRSKVTDAFREASKYGMNIARTWAFNDGDYKPLQNSPGSYNEDVFKGLDFVVAEANKYGIHLILSLANNFKDYGGKDKYVQWAKQRSRNLSKEDDFFTDSVVKKYYKNHIKAVLTRINTITGVAYKDDPIIFAWELMNEPRCPSDPSGANLQNWVKEMAAHVKSIDNHHLLEIGLEGFYGESMPEKKQYNPNSYSIGTDFISNNQIPEVDFATIHIYPEQWLPSTNSSEEAQWFVDKWIEAHTMDCNSVLKKPLVIGEFGKSFKLPGYSLEKRNEFFQRIYKAIYSSARNGGSCDGGLFWQLLSLGMDNMGDGYQVILEQSPSTASVIAQQSRLLSSLT; from the exons ATGAAGGCAAGTCATTGGCTTAACAGCTTCATCGTACTGTTAGTCCTCATCCTGACGATGGACTTCCGCCATGGAATTTATTATGCTCGGGCTGATGCTGGCGGCACCGGTTTCGTTCAAACAACAGCAACTAAGTTTGTCATAAATGGAAAGCCTTTCTACTTGAATGGCTTCAATGCATATTGGATGATGATGTTTGCGTCTGACAATTCTACGAGGAGCAAGGTTACTGACGCATTTCGAGAAGCCTCCAAGTATGGCATGAACATAGCAAGAACTTGGGCGTTTAACGATGGTGATTACAAGCCTCTTCAGAATTCCCCAGGTTCTTACAATGAAGACGTCTTCAAG GGACTGGACTTTGTTGTAGCGGAAGCTAACAAGTATGGAATTCATTTGATTCTGAGTTTGGCAAATAATTTCAAAGATTACGGAGGAAAAGACAAATACGTTCAGTGGGCAAAGCAACGAAGCCGGAACCTGAGCAAAGAAGATGATTTTTTTACAGACTCTGTTGTCAAAAAATACTACAAGAATCATATTAAG GCAGTGCTCACGAGAATCAACACGATTACTGGAGTGGCATATAAAGACGATCCTATCATCTTTGCTTGGGAACTAATGAACGAGCCTCGTTGCCCCAGTGATCCATCTGGAGCTAATCTTCAG AATTGGGTAAAAGAAATGGCTGCACATGTGAAGTCCATTGATAATCATCACCTACTGGAAATAGGACTTGAAGGATTCTATGGGGAATCGATGCCAGAGAAGAAACAGTATAATCCCAATAGCTATTCCATTGGGACCGACTTCATTTCCAATAATCAGATCCCCGAGGTCGATTTTGCTACTATCCATATATACCCTGAGCAATG GTTACCATCGACAAATTCAAGCGAAGAGGCCCAG TGGTTTGTAGACAAATGGATTGAAGCCCATACCATGGACTGCAATTCAGTGCTGAAAAAACCACTGGTAATAGGAGAGTTTGGCAAGTCTTTCAAGCTGCCAGGTTACAGCTTAGAGAAAAGAAACGAGTTTTTCCAGAGGATTTACAAAGCAATCTACAGCAGTGCCAGGAATGGGGGATCATGTGACGGTGGGCTGTTTTGGCAGCTCTTGAGCCTTGGAATGGATAACATGGGGGATGGTTACCAAGTTATATTGGAACAGAGCCCTTCCACTGCTTCTGTCATTGCTCAACAGTCTCGATTGCTATCATCTCTCACTTGA